A single genomic interval of Prunus dulcis chromosome 5, ALMONDv2, whole genome shotgun sequence harbors:
- the LOC117629228 gene encoding F-box/kelch-repeat protein At3g23880-like, whose product MDNIQDITQGIHELKFGEMAASFPQEIIQEILIRLPVKSMVKCTSVCKAWRSMIINPSFIRTHLSPTVDDVHLLLHRVSGLEVTTFLGKTVMDKVDDEVHSVHYDNQAFDEYAKIESPIARKQELWNSHLRVVGICDGLFCLADDIYRYGYNFFIWNPAIRKLLTLPKPNVRFVTHRGYDASIGFGFDAMTNDYKVVRVVTLLDQRGTPTLAEVYSLATGTWSSLGCVSPTCLTDGRASSAFVNGVLHWPVFCKTNGGLYYFILTFDLGKEVFRKIPMPKIIQWKYDLGLRLSVSDNRKSIALFMMDNRCEDSFLEIWVMKEYGIKESWTKLITLGPQGPERLLPRALYFRKSGEVLVLLTDKSRQELISLDLVSKQFKNLGISGYQYCNVGFYKESLLLLNKSNAESY is encoded by the coding sequence ATGGATAACATACAAGATATCACACAAGGGATACacgaattgaaatttggaGAGATGGCAGCCTCTTTTCCTCAGGAAATCATACAAGAGATCCTAATTAGGCTGCCCGTTAAATCTATGGTCAAATGCACCTCAGTGTGCAAGGCATGGAGGTCCATGATCATAAACCCAAGCTTTATCCGCACCCACCTCAGCCCAACAGTCGATGACGTTCACCTCCTACTCCACAGAGTTTCTGGTTTGGAGGTGACCACCTTCCTCGGCAAAACGGTCATGGACAAGGTAGACGACGAGGTTCACTCTGTGCATTATGATAACCAGGCTTTCGACGAGTACGCCAAGATAGAATCTCCAATTGCTCGAAAGCAAGAACTGTGGAACTCACATCTTCGTGTGGTCGGCATTTGTGATGGGCTATTCTGCCTTGCGGATGATATCTACCGTTATGGTTACAACTTCTTTATATGGAACCCAGCCATTAGAAAGTTACTGACCCTTCCCAAGCCTAATGTTAGATTTGTTACACATCGTGGGTACGATGCCTCGATTGGATTTGGTTTTGATGCTATGACCAATGACTATAAGGTTGTGAGAGTTGTCACTTTATTGGATCAACGTGGGACACCAACTCTTGCTGAGGTTTATTCCCTGGCCACCGGCACATGGAGCAGTCTTGGTTGTGTTTCTCCTACATGTCTAACAGATGGACGCGCATCCAGTGCTTTTGTTAATGGGGTTCTTCATTGGCCTGTATTCTGCAAAACAAATGGTGGTCTTTACTATTTTATATTGACTTTTGACCTGGGCAAGGAGGTCTTCCGTAAGATACCTATGCCGAAGATTATCCAATGGAAATACGACTTGGGTTTGCGATTGTCTGTTTCAGATAACAGAAAATCTATTGCTCTGTTCATGATGGATAACAGGTGTGAAGATTCTTTTCTTGAGATATGGGTGATGAAAGAGTATGGCATAAAGGAGTCATGGACCAAACTGATTACCCTTGGTCCACAAGGTCCAGAAAGACTTTTACCCAGGGCCTTATATTTTAGGAAGAGTGGTGAAGTACTGGTGCTTCTCACTGACAAATCAAGGCAGGAACTAATATCACTAGACCTTGTGAGCAAACAGTTTAAAAATCTTGGGATTTCTGGATATCAATATTGCAATGTTGGTTTTTATAAAGAGAGCCTCCTATTACTCAACAAGAGCAATGCAGAGTCTTACTAA
- the LOC117626915 gene encoding F-box/kelch-repeat protein At3g23880-like isoform X2: protein MDDIQEDITKGMQELKFEAMALSFPQEIIHEILLRLPVKSLIKCTSVCKAWRSMIMNKRFTRAHLSQINNVNDRHLFLVHRVSGRESSTSGHRAIVSKVTEEVYSLHYDNQAFDEYAKIEFPIAPKQEVLNEHLRVVGTCNGLVCLADDMFCYCYNFFIWNPAIRKLVTLPGPAITFRTHGGYDASIGFGFDANTNDYKVVRVVTLQHEGVGPTLAEVYSLATGSWTSVGSVTPSCQLSRASQAFVNGALHWPALRRTDYGSNYFILTFEVGSTLFREIRVPKSLIKYNYHLGLWLSISGDGKSIALFTMDNRCEDSFLEIWMMKEYGMEESWTKLITLGPQGPERLLPRASCFRKNGEVLLILSGARVAFSMGSILSNQYTFYGHRAKSNHELVSLDLVSKTIKNLGISGEGYQYCNVDSYKESLVLSDQTDAVSY, encoded by the coding sequence ATGGATGACATACAAGAAGATATCACAAAAGGGATGCaggaattgaaatttgaagcaatGGCACTCTCTTTTCCTCAAGAAATCATACATGAGATCCTACTTAGGCTACCCGTTAAATCTTTGATCAAATGCACCTCAGTGTGCAAGGCATGGAGGTCCATGATCATGAACAAAAGATTTACCCGCGCCCACCTCAGCCAAATTAATAACGTGAATGACAGGCACCTCTTCCTAGTCCACAGGGTTTCTGGTAGGGAGAGCTCCACTAGCGGCCACAGAGCCATCGTAAGCAAAGTAACAGAAGAGGTTTATTCTCTGCATTATGATAACCAGGCTTTTGACGAGTATGCCAAGATAGAATTTCCAATTGCTCCAAAGCAAGAAGTGCTCAATGAACATCTTCGTGTGGTTGGCACTTGTAACGGGCTAGTCTGCCTTGCGGATGATATGTTCTGTTATTGTTACAACTTCTTTATATGGAATCCAGCCATTAGAAAGTTAGTGACCCTTCCCGGGCCTGCTATTACCTTTAGGACACATGGTGGGTACGATGCTTCTATTGGGTTCGGTTTTGATGCTAATACCAATGACTATAAGGTTGTGCGAGTTGTAACTTTACAGCATGAAGGTGTGGGGCCAACTCTTGCTGAGGTTTATTCACTAGCTACTGGCTCATGGACCAGTGTTGGTTCTGTTACTCCTTCATGTCAATTAAGTCGGGCATCTCAAGCTTTTGTTAATGGGGCTCTTCACTGGCCTGCACTCCGTCGGACAGATTATGGCTCTAACTATTTTATCTTGACATTTGAGGTGGGCAGTACGTTATTTCGCGAGATACGGGTGCCAAAGagtttaataaaatataattaccaCCTGGGATTATGGTTGTCTATTTCAGGAGATGGAAAATCCATTGCTCTGTTCACGATGGATAACAGATGTGAAGACTCTTTTCTTGAAATATGGATGATGAAAGAGTATGGCATGGAGGAGTCATGGACCAAATTGATTACTCTTGGTCCACAAGGGCCAGAAAGACTTCTACCCAGGGCGTCATGTTTTAGGAAGAACGGTGAAGTATTATTGATACTTTCTGGAGCTAGGGTAGCATTTTCTATGGGTTCAATACTTAGTAATCAATATACTTTTTATGGGCACCGCGCAAAATCAAATCACGAGTTAGTATCGCTAGACCTTGTGAGCAAAACCATTAAAAATCTTGGGATTTCTGGAGAAGGATATCAATATTGCAACGTCGATTCCTACAAAGAGAGCCTTGTCTTATCTGACCAGACAGATGCTGTTTCGTACTAA
- the LOC117626915 gene encoding F-box/kelch-repeat protein At3g23880-like isoform X1, whose protein sequence is MSSKLERVLRVFSSSLFFSNAAQRTTSLRQLHFFGSAQQDQKFYLNVQDMDDIQEDITKGMQELKFEAMALSFPQEIIHEILLRLPVKSLIKCTSVCKAWRSMIMNKRFTRAHLSQINNVNDRHLFLVHRVSGRESSTSGHRAIVSKVTEEVYSLHYDNQAFDEYAKIEFPIAPKQEVLNEHLRVVGTCNGLVCLADDMFCYCYNFFIWNPAIRKLVTLPGPAITFRTHGGYDASIGFGFDANTNDYKVVRVVTLQHEGVGPTLAEVYSLATGSWTSVGSVTPSCQLSRASQAFVNGALHWPALRRTDYGSNYFILTFEVGSTLFREIRVPKSLIKYNYHLGLWLSISGDGKSIALFTMDNRCEDSFLEIWMMKEYGMEESWTKLITLGPQGPERLLPRASCFRKNGEVLLILSGARVAFSMGSILSNQYTFYGHRAKSNHELVSLDLVSKTIKNLGISGEGYQYCNVDSYKESLVLSDQTDAVSY, encoded by the exons ATGTCCTCCAAGCTAGAAAGGGTTCTACGagtcttttcttcttcactcttcttctcTAACGCAGCACAACGAACGACGTCGCTTCGTCAGCTCCATTTCTTCGGCTCCGCTCAGCAGGACCAGAAATT CTATTTGAATGTGCAAGACATGGATGACATACAAGAAGATATCACAAAAGGGATGCaggaattgaaatttgaagcaatGGCACTCTCTTTTCCTCAAGAAATCATACATGAGATCCTACTTAGGCTACCCGTTAAATCTTTGATCAAATGCACCTCAGTGTGCAAGGCATGGAGGTCCATGATCATGAACAAAAGATTTACCCGCGCCCACCTCAGCCAAATTAATAACGTGAATGACAGGCACCTCTTCCTAGTCCACAGGGTTTCTGGTAGGGAGAGCTCCACTAGCGGCCACAGAGCCATCGTAAGCAAAGTAACAGAAGAGGTTTATTCTCTGCATTATGATAACCAGGCTTTTGACGAGTATGCCAAGATAGAATTTCCAATTGCTCCAAAGCAAGAAGTGCTCAATGAACATCTTCGTGTGGTTGGCACTTGTAACGGGCTAGTCTGCCTTGCGGATGATATGTTCTGTTATTGTTACAACTTCTTTATATGGAATCCAGCCATTAGAAAGTTAGTGACCCTTCCCGGGCCTGCTATTACCTTTAGGACACATGGTGGGTACGATGCTTCTATTGGGTTCGGTTTTGATGCTAATACCAATGACTATAAGGTTGTGCGAGTTGTAACTTTACAGCATGAAGGTGTGGGGCCAACTCTTGCTGAGGTTTATTCACTAGCTACTGGCTCATGGACCAGTGTTGGTTCTGTTACTCCTTCATGTCAATTAAGTCGGGCATCTCAAGCTTTTGTTAATGGGGCTCTTCACTGGCCTGCACTCCGTCGGACAGATTATGGCTCTAACTATTTTATCTTGACATTTGAGGTGGGCAGTACGTTATTTCGCGAGATACGGGTGCCAAAGagtttaataaaatataattaccaCCTGGGATTATGGTTGTCTATTTCAGGAGATGGAAAATCCATTGCTCTGTTCACGATGGATAACAGATGTGAAGACTCTTTTCTTGAAATATGGATGATGAAAGAGTATGGCATGGAGGAGTCATGGACCAAATTGATTACTCTTGGTCCACAAGGGCCAGAAAGACTTCTACCCAGGGCGTCATGTTTTAGGAAGAACGGTGAAGTATTATTGATACTTTCTGGAGCTAGGGTAGCATTTTCTATGGGTTCAATACTTAGTAATCAATATACTTTTTATGGGCACCGCGCAAAATCAAATCACGAGTTAGTATCGCTAGACCTTGTGAGCAAAACCATTAAAAATCTTGGGATTTCTGGAGAAGGATATCAATATTGCAACGTCGATTCCTACAAAGAGAGCCTTGTCTTATCTGACCAGACAGATGCTGTTTCGTACTAA
- the LOC117627595 gene encoding ATP-dependent Clp protease ATP-binding subunit CLPT2, chloroplastic-like, translating to MAAHSLSKLPTSTTALIPNHRTKPGLDSPPLTRNLRPDGLQKPWLGANSLSLQSSSLRVRTQEPKLRPFSATVCLSLPTANVEGVSFTEKVPKWSWRAIKSFAMGELEARKLKYATTGTEAILMGILIEGTSLAAKILRANGITLFKVREETIKLLGKADMWFFSPEHPTLTEEAQRVLDWAVDKKLKSGDSGEITTSHLLLGIWYEVESPGHKILATLGFNEEKVKELESLKF from the exons ATGGCCGCTCACTCTCTGTCCAAGCTTCCAACATCTACCACAGCTCTAATTCCCAATCACAGAACTAAACCCGGCCTAGATTCGCCACCTCTGACGCGGAATTTGAGACCCGACGGTTTGCAGAAGCCATGGCTGGGAGCCAACAGTCTCTCGCTTCAGTCCTCAAGCCTCAGAGTCAGAACCCAAGAGCCAAAGCTACGACCCTTCTCTGCCACAGTCTGCCTCAGCCTCCCTACTGC AAATGTGGAAGGAGTTTCATTCACTGAAAAAGTGCCCAA ATGGTCTTGGAGGGCTATAAAGTCATTTGCCATGGGTGAATTGGAAGCCAGGAAGCTCAAGTATGCAACTACTGGGACTGAAGCAATTCTCATGGGTATCCTCATAGAGG GAACCAGTCTGGCTGCAAAAATTTTACGGGCAAATGGAATTACACTTTTCAAGGTTCGTGAAGAAACGATCAAGTTACTTGGGAAAGCTGACATGTGGTTCTTCAGTCCTGAGCATCCCACATTGACTGAGGAAGCTCAAAGAGTGCTTGATTGGGCTGTTGACAAAAAGCTAAAATCCG GTGATAGTGGGGAAATTACAACATCTCATCTGCTTCTTGGCATTTGGTACGAAGTGGAATCGCCGGGTCACAAGATACTGGCTACCCTAGGCTTCAATGAAGAGAAAGTGAAAGAGCTGGAGTCTCTTAAGTTCTAA
- the LOC117628716 gene encoding ACT domain-containing protein ACR8, with protein sequence MEWTACLDEYEKLVFRMNTPRVVIDNAVCSTATLVKVDSARRHGILLEAVQVLTDLNLSIKKAYISSDGRWFMDVFHVTDQNGDKLTDESVIHYIEQSLGTIHFGTSNCSNGLTALELTGTDRLGLLSEVFAVLADLQCNVVESKVWTHNGRIASLIYVKDCDSGCPIEDSQKIDRIEARLRNVLKGDNDIRSAKTSVSMAVTHTERRLHQMMFADRDYDRKPILQHSTDSPVITVQNWAERGYSIVNIQCKDRAKLLFDVVCTLTDMDYVVFHATVKTAGDRGHMEFYIRHTDGTPISSEPERQRVIQCLEAAIQRRASEGVRLELCTEDRPGLLAYVTRTFRENGLNVTRAEISTTKGNALNVFYVTDAIGNPADPNTIESVRQKIGLSDLKVKELPLIYHAKGEREEQAVGVGGAVLLSLGSLVRRNLYNLGLIRSHS encoded by the exons ATGGAGTGGACTGCTTGTCTCGACGAATATGAGAAACTCGTCTTCCGTATGAACACTCCCAG GGTCGTGATCGATAATGCCGTCTGCTCCACTGCGACTTTAGTCAAG GTTGACAGTGCTAGAAGGCATGGGATTCTTCTCGAGGCTGTTCAGGTCCTCACGGATCTTAACCTCTCCATTAAAAAAGCGTACATTTCTTCTGATGGACGGTGGTTCATGGATg TCTTTCATGTCACTGATCAAAACGGGGATAAATTAACGGATGAGAGCGTCATTCATTACATTGAACAG TCACTTGGAACAATTCACTTTGGGACATCCAACTGCAGCAACGGTTTAACAGCACTTGAGCTCACTGGAACTGACCGGCTTGGCCTTCTCTCTGAGGTCTTTGCAGTGCTAGCTGACCTGCAATGCAATGTGGTTGAGTCCAAGGTGTGGACGCACAATGGCCGGATCGCCTCCCTAATTTACGTCAAGGACTGTGATTCTGGTTGTCCAATTGAAGACTCACAGAAAATTGACCGAATTGAAGCGCGGTTAAGGAATGTTCTCAAGGGAGACAACGATATTCGGAGCGCGAAAACCTCTGTTTCCATGGCAGTTACGCACACCGAAAGAAGGCTGCATCAAATGATGTTTGCAGATCGTGATTATGACAGGAAGCCCATTTTGCAGCACAGCACCGACTCACCGGTGATCACAGTGCAGAATTGGGCTGAAAGGGGTTATTCCATAGTAAATATCCAGTGCAAGGATAGAGCAAAGCTATTGTTTGATGTTGTTTGCACGTTGACAGACATGGACTATGTGGTTTTTCACGCCACTGTTAAAACAGCAGGGGATAGAGGACACATG GAATTTTACATTAGGCACACTGATGGAACCCCAATTAGTTCTGAACCCGAACGACAGCGCGTAATCCAATGCTTAGAAGCTGCCATTCAAAGAAGAGCTTCCGAG GGTGTGAGGCTAGAACTATGCACTGAGGATAGACCAGGTCTTCTAGCATATGTTACAAGAACGTTCCGAGAGAACGGTCTAAACGTGACAAGGGCCGAGATTTCCACAACAAAGGGCAATGCCCTGAACGTTTTCTATGTGACTGATGCAATTGGAAACCCTGCAGATCCCAACACAATTGAATCAGTGAGGCAAAAAATAGGGTTGAGTGACTTAAAAGTGAAGGAACTGCCATTGATTTATCATGCAAAAGGGGAAAGGGAGGAGCAAGCAGTTGGTGTTGGTGGGGCAGTCTTGTTATCACTTGGGAGCCTAGTGAGAAGGAATCTGTACAATTTGGGTCTCATCAGATCTCATTCTTGA
- the LOC117627594 gene encoding protein DETOXIFICATION 56 has product MSATSNLEEDPRERASLPPSSLPLTQKWPANFFKVMLLELKIQRGIALPLVAMNLTWFAKIAITTAFLGRLGELQLAGGTLGFTFANVTGFSVLNGLCGAMEPICGQASGAKNIKLLHKTLLMTTFFLLLATLPISFLWLNVDKILIHFGQQEDISTVAKSYLLYLLPDLVITSLLCPLKAYLNSQSITLPSMFCSALALALHIPINILLAKSKGLEGIAMSVWITDLMVGLLLALYVCRFEINAKEGRWKEGGWLDQGVGDWIRLLKLCGPCCLTTCLEWWCYEILVLLTGRLANAKQAVGVLAIVLNFDYLLYSVMLSLATCASTRVSNELGANRAGPAYQSAFVSVAVSVVTGCMGGLVMLAARGSWGSLFSHDKGIVGGVKKMMLLMSLVEVVNFPLAVCGGIVRGTARPWLAMYANLGGFYLLALPLGVVLAFKVALGLSGLLIGFLIGMVACLILVLMFVVRINWDEEACKAQTLASVACQAPELNKDGNHKSMERDHVEV; this is encoded by the coding sequence ATGTCTGCAACATCAAATTTGGAAGAGGACCCAAGAGAGAGAGCCTCTCTGCCACCTTCATCCCTACCTCTCACTCAAAAATGGCCAGCCAACTTTTTCAAGGTCATGCTTTTAGAGCTGAAAATACAAAGAGGGATAGCTCTTCCTTTGGTGGCAATGAATTTGACATGGTTTGCCAAGATAGCAATCACAACAGCTTTTCTTGGCAGGCTCGGAGAGCTTCAATTGGCCGGTGGCACGCTTGGTTTCACTTTTGCTAATGTCACTGGCTTCTCTGTCTTAAATGGGCTCTGTGGTGCCATGGAACCTATATGCGGTCAAGCTTCTGGAGCTAAAAATATTAAGCTCCTTCACAAGACCCTTCTCATGACAACTTTCTTTTTACTGCTTGCAACACTTcctatttctttcttgtggctcaatgtTGACAAAATCCTCATCCATTTTGGCCAACAAGAAGACATTTCAACAGTTGCAAAGAGCTACCTTTTGTATCTCCTGCCAGACTTGGTAATTACCTCATTGCTCTGTCCCCTCAAAGCCTACTTGAACTCCCAAAGCATCACACTACCTTCAATGTTCTGCTCGGCTTTGGCGCTTGCGCTTCACATACCGATCAACATCTTGCTTGCAAAATCCAAGGGTCTTGAGGGAATTGCAATGTCTGTGTGGATCACTGATCTCATGGTTGGGCTTCTACTTGCCTTGTATGTGTGCAGGTTTGAAATTAATGCCAAGGAAGGGAGGTGGAAGGAAGGGGGGTGGCTTGATCAAGGTGTTGGGGATTGGATTAGGCTGCTCAAGCTTTGTGGACCTTGCTGCCTCACTACCTGCCTTGAATGGTGGTGCTATGAGATTTTGGTATTGCTAACAGGCAGGCTTGCCAATGCCAAGCAGGCAGTGGGAGTTTTAGCCATTGTATTAAACTTCGACTACTTGCTCTACTCAGTCATGCTTTCTCTGGCAACATGTGCCTCAACCCGTGTCTCGAATGAGCTTGGAGCAAACAGAGCAGGCCCTGCTTATCAGTCTGCATTTGTGTCTGTAGCAGTGAGTGTGGTCACAGGTTGCATGGGTGGCTTGGTGATGTTAGCAGCCAGGGGAAGTTGGGGATCTTTGTTCAGCCATGATAAGGGAATTGTAGGAGgtgtgaagaagatgatgctGCTCATGTCTTTAGTGGAGGTGGTAAATTTCCCATTAGCAGTTTGTGGAGGAATTGTCCGGGGAACCGCAAGGCCGTGGCTAGCCATGTATGCAAATCTTGGAGGGTTTTACCTCCTGGCCTTGCCTTTGGGAGTTGTTTTAGCATTCAAGGTTGCACTTGGGCTCAGTGGATTGTTGATAGGGTTCTTGATTGGGATGGTTGCTTGCTTGATTCTGGTTCTCATGTTTGTTGTAAGGATCAATTGGGATGAAGAAGCGTGCAAGGCACAAACACTTGCGTCAGTTGCATGTCAAGCACCAGAACTTAACAAAGATGGCAATCACAAAAGCATGGAGAGAGATCACGTTGAAGTCTAA